One Roseimaritima multifibrata DNA window includes the following coding sequences:
- a CDS encoding response regulator transcription factor, which translates to MTYQLLLVEDDHELASMVTDFLRGEGYAVTSESNGKVAAQRIQNESYDAVILDIGLPGMDGITICKTVRPHFEGPILVLTARGDEIDEVVALEVGADDYMAKPVRPRALLARLKVHLRRNTTGLQPPANSRICVNDLTIDAASRTVEVGSKPVSLTTAEFDLLWYLAERAGTVVQRSDIYEALQGLPYDGLDRSIDLRVSRLRKKIELDSNTPLRVKSIRGIGYLLAT; encoded by the coding sequence TTGACCTACCAACTGTTACTTGTCGAAGACGACCACGAACTTGCGTCAATGGTTACCGATTTTCTTCGTGGGGAAGGGTACGCGGTCACGTCCGAATCGAATGGCAAAGTAGCGGCTCAACGGATTCAGAACGAATCCTATGATGCCGTTATTCTGGATATCGGACTGCCAGGAATGGATGGCATCACGATCTGCAAAACCGTGCGTCCTCATTTCGAAGGACCGATCCTCGTCCTGACCGCTCGAGGCGACGAGATCGATGAAGTCGTCGCACTAGAAGTCGGCGCGGACGATTATATGGCGAAACCGGTCCGCCCACGTGCGCTTCTGGCCCGCCTGAAGGTCCACCTGCGAAGAAACACAACCGGCTTGCAACCACCTGCAAACAGCAGGATATGCGTCAACGATCTAACGATTGACGCGGCAAGCCGGACGGTCGAAGTCGGCTCGAAACCGGTCAGCCTAACCACTGCTGAGTTTGATTTACTGTGGTACCTTGCCGAACGAGCCGGGACGGTCGTGCAAAGAAGTGATATCTACGAAGCCCTTCAAGGTTTGCCATACGACGGCCTCGATCGTTCGATCGATTTGCGGGTTTCTAGGCTGCGAAAAAAGATTGAACTCGATTCGAATACACCTTTGCGCGTCAAGTCGATTCGCGGCATCGGCTACCTACTGGCAACTTAA
- a CDS encoding CsbD family protein, with protein MNWDQIEGKWKQVRGQAKEKWGDLTSDDLDKVAGKRDQLVGQIQERYGIAKDEAEKQVKEFEGSCNC; from the coding sequence ATGAATTGGGATCAAATCGAAGGAAAGTGGAAACAAGTACGTGGTCAAGCCAAAGAAAAATGGGGCGATCTTACCAGCGACGATCTGGACAAAGTTGCCGGGAAACGGGATCAGCTTGTTGGGCAAATCCAAGAGCGATACGGCATCGCTAAGGACGAAGCCGAGAAACAGGTGAAAGAATTCGAAGGCTCCTGTAACTGTTAA
- the sucD gene encoding succinate--CoA ligase subunit alpha has protein sequence MSILVDSQTRVICQGITGSAGTFHTRGCKEYGTQMVGGVTPGKGGQSVEGLPVFDTVEEAVQETGADATMIFVPPPFAADAILEALDAGIKVIAAITEGVPVLDMVRVYQRVRASDAVLIGPNCPGLITPGECKIGIMPGYIHQPGKVGVMSRSGTLTYEAVWQTSGLGLGQSTCVGLGGDPIVGTSYIDLFKLYENDPQTEAILMIGEIGGSAEEEAAAYVKQHVTKPVAAFIAGRTAPPGKRMGHAGAIISGGKGTAAEKVSALEDAGIVVAPTPADMGTAVKEAIDRSEYN, from the coding sequence ATGAGCATTCTGGTTGACAGTCAAACACGCGTCATCTGCCAAGGTATTACCGGTAGCGCAGGTACTTTCCACACGCGTGGCTGCAAAGAATATGGCACCCAAATGGTCGGCGGTGTCACCCCGGGCAAAGGCGGCCAGTCGGTAGAAGGACTGCCTGTCTTTGATACCGTCGAAGAAGCCGTCCAAGAAACCGGTGCCGATGCGACGATGATCTTCGTCCCACCTCCGTTTGCTGCCGACGCCATCCTCGAAGCCCTCGACGCGGGGATCAAAGTGATCGCCGCGATCACCGAAGGAGTCCCGGTCCTCGATATGGTCCGTGTCTACCAACGTGTGCGAGCCAGCGATGCGGTTCTAATCGGTCCTAACTGCCCCGGTCTGATCACTCCCGGCGAATGCAAAATCGGCATCATGCCCGGTTACATTCATCAGCCCGGAAAAGTCGGCGTCATGAGCCGCAGTGGTACCTTGACCTACGAAGCGGTCTGGCAGACCAGCGGACTAGGACTGGGACAAAGCACCTGCGTCGGACTGGGTGGAGACCCCATCGTCGGCACAAGCTACATCGACCTGTTCAAGCTGTACGAAAACGATCCCCAGACCGAAGCGATTTTGATGATCGGTGAAATCGGGGGAAGTGCCGAAGAAGAAGCAGCTGCCTACGTTAAACAACATGTGACCAAACCGGTTGCTGCGTTCATCGCAGGACGCACCGCACCTCCCGGAAAACGGATGGGGCATGCCGGTGCGATCATCAGTGGTGGTAAAGGAACGGCTGCCGAAAAGGTCTCGGCACTCGAAGACGCCGGAATTGTCGTCGCTCCAACCCCCGCCGACATGGGAACCGCTGTGAAAGAAGCCATCGATCGCAGCGAATACAATTAA
- a CDS encoding metallophosphoesterase family protein, whose translation MSTSPYGTTNGRRAFVKDGVLLLTAMSLGNQALSAPLAKRESVKIGLITDLHYADKPPGGSRHYRDTPAKLAQAGIEFQKEKPNFVVELGDLIDAASSVKTEQTYLRKINAEFSQVCPERYYVLGNHCVDTLHKEEFLSEVEQPKSFYSFDRGGYHFVVLDSCFRSDGQPYGRKNFTWTDANIPAEELEWLTADLEANSKPTIVFAHQRLDVSNNHGVKNCPEVRKVLEKSGLVEAVFQGHSHQNDLNEINGIHYCTMVAMVEGAGIDNNGFSLLNLNADGTIHLKGFHKQQAYDWK comes from the coding sequence ATGAGCACCTCACCGTATGGCACCACAAACGGACGTCGAGCCTTTGTCAAAGATGGAGTTCTGCTTCTCACCGCAATGAGTTTGGGAAACCAAGCTTTATCAGCCCCACTTGCGAAACGAGAGTCTGTGAAGATCGGTCTGATTACCGACCTTCACTATGCTGACAAACCGCCTGGCGGCTCACGCCACTACCGCGATACCCCAGCCAAACTAGCGCAAGCCGGAATTGAATTTCAAAAAGAAAAACCGAACTTCGTTGTTGAATTAGGGGACCTGATCGACGCGGCCAGTTCGGTCAAAACCGAGCAAACCTACTTGCGTAAAATCAATGCCGAATTTTCACAAGTCTGCCCAGAACGGTATTACGTGTTAGGAAATCACTGCGTCGATACCCTCCACAAAGAGGAGTTCCTCTCCGAAGTCGAACAGCCCAAATCGTTCTATTCGTTTGACCGTGGTGGGTACCATTTCGTGGTCTTAGACTCGTGCTTCCGGTCAGACGGCCAGCCCTACGGACGCAAGAATTTTACCTGGACCGACGCAAACATTCCGGCGGAGGAATTGGAGTGGCTGACGGCGGACCTAGAAGCGAATTCAAAACCGACAATCGTGTTCGCCCATCAGCGTCTGGACGTCAGCAACAATCATGGCGTAAAGAACTGCCCTGAAGTACGAAAAGTGCTCGAAAAAAGCGGTCTGGTCGAAGCGGTCTTTCAAGGACATAGCCATCAGAATGACCTAAACGAAATCAATGGCATCCATTACTGCACAATGGTGGCAATGGTGGAGGGAGCCGGGATCGACAACAACGGATTCTCCCTGCTTAACCTGAACGCCGATGGAACCATTCACCTAAAGGGCTTCCACAAACAACAAGCCTACGACTGGAAGTGA
- a CDS encoding PRC-barrel domain-containing protein has product MYKSLQYSVAALAVALLGVASLQAQDGAQKERLKRQSVEVNAQADPSGRMDAKTRGATVRVSQLIGMNIQNNQGESVGEINDIVLDEKSGKIRYVAVTYGGFLGLGDDLFAVPFEAFQYKRAAEDRDDFVLVLDVTEEQLDGAKGFDQDHWPNFADRNFVKELDQRYKVNRRPLRDRLRDGRVNVDVGNGRVDVDVDGE; this is encoded by the coding sequence ATGTACAAATCACTTCAGTATTCCGTCGCTGCACTTGCGGTCGCTCTTCTCGGGGTTGCTTCCCTGCAAGCACAGGACGGCGCGCAGAAAGAACGACTCAAACGCCAATCCGTAGAAGTCAACGCTCAGGCGGACCCGTCGGGGCGGATGGATGCTAAGACTCGCGGCGCAACCGTTCGTGTTAGTCAGTTGATCGGGATGAACATCCAGAACAACCAAGGGGAATCGGTCGGTGAAATCAACGACATCGTCTTGGACGAGAAAAGCGGAAAAATCCGTTATGTCGCAGTGACTTACGGCGGTTTCTTAGGCCTTGGCGATGACCTGTTTGCCGTCCCCTTCGAAGCTTTTCAGTACAAGCGGGCAGCGGAGGACCGAGACGATTTTGTGCTGGTCCTTGATGTTACCGAAGAACAGTTGGACGGTGCCAAAGGTTTCGACCAGGATCACTGGCCCAACTTTGCAGATCGCAACTTTGTGAAGGAACTGGATCAGCGTTACAAAGTTAACCGCCGTCCGCTCCGGGACCGTCTGCGTGACGGACGTGTGAATGTCGACGTCGGAAACGGTAGGGTGGATGTCGACGTTGACGGTGAATAG
- a CDS encoding anti-sigma factor family protein has translation MALPPENIEQLLEEYLDDALRGDERQAVEDALANDSALAERLDDLLAERALRLQAMLGDSRFENVRLDAGFADRVLAAVDQAEGVAPTVPLKPADNKKNWKPVVIAVAALAACLMLAYLGLMPGGDSGVDGPEVAGSNRVVPAVPSGDLANAPAVELPQANPSMAVAASESAQEVPATDLVPPPAAMGDVPTPEMVAADRSAAEFSPSLQVPADDLKMVMVYEVSQTELGKANGAVVAALKEAGIDLKARQPVADEVVSYLQEANLVAAEAEAGANGSILYVEASGKSLDRFMVSMFADSDNIAGLRWSLAFDPPVVAAVKELEKIDPAKVQHEGGASTAWQLTRQGAGAENFEFPDGPSRLQPLQRDSWKAVGSAPLGPDIQSQVLLLIR, from the coding sequence ATGGCACTCCCCCCCGAAAATATCGAACAGTTGCTAGAGGAGTATCTGGATGATGCTCTTCGCGGCGACGAACGTCAGGCGGTTGAAGACGCCTTGGCGAACGATTCTGCTTTGGCGGAACGTTTGGATGATTTGCTGGCCGAACGAGCCCTGCGTCTGCAGGCGATGCTTGGAGATTCGCGGTTTGAAAACGTTCGTTTGGATGCCGGCTTTGCCGATCGCGTCCTCGCGGCCGTGGATCAAGCCGAGGGTGTTGCACCGACGGTTCCGCTAAAACCTGCCGACAATAAGAAAAACTGGAAACCGGTTGTGATCGCGGTTGCCGCTTTGGCTGCCTGTCTGATGTTGGCTTACTTAGGGTTGATGCCAGGCGGCGATTCAGGTGTCGATGGGCCTGAAGTGGCCGGATCGAATCGCGTCGTTCCTGCCGTCCCCAGCGGTGATTTGGCGAACGCGCCAGCGGTTGAATTGCCGCAGGCGAATCCTTCGATGGCCGTCGCAGCTTCCGAATCCGCGCAAGAAGTACCCGCTACGGATCTGGTTCCGCCACCGGCTGCCATGGGCGATGTCCCCACGCCAGAAATGGTCGCAGCGGATCGATCTGCTGCAGAATTTTCTCCCTCGCTTCAGGTTCCCGCAGACGATTTGAAGATGGTCATGGTCTACGAGGTATCGCAGACCGAACTTGGGAAAGCGAACGGTGCGGTTGTGGCCGCTTTGAAAGAAGCGGGAATTGATCTGAAAGCACGTCAGCCGGTTGCGGATGAGGTTGTCAGTTATTTGCAGGAAGCCAATTTGGTTGCTGCCGAAGCCGAGGCGGGAGCGAATGGGTCGATCCTGTATGTCGAAGCTTCTGGCAAGTCGCTGGATCGGTTTATGGTTTCCATGTTTGCCGACAGTGACAATATCGCGGGACTTCGGTGGAGTCTGGCTTTTGATCCACCCGTGGTTGCTGCGGTGAAGGAACTGGAAAAAATCGATCCTGCCAAGGTTCAGCACGAAGGTGGCGCATCGACGGCTTGGCAGTTGACTCGCCAAGGTGCCGGAGCGGAGAACTTTGAATTTCCCGACGGGCCATCCCGTCTTCAGCCTTTGCAGCGAGATTCCTGGAAAGCCGTCGGGTCGGCTCCTTTGGGACCCGATATCCAAAGCCAGGTACTGCTCCTCATTCGCTAA
- a CDS encoding ATP-binding protein, with protein sequence MAQADSTNLNRILVIDDNPAIHDDFRKILQGGRDEFALEAAEAAIFGESVSSLEKNVYEVDSAYQGEEGLRKVLSAIESGRPYGLAFVDMRMPPGWDGIQTIQKIWSVAPSLNVVICTAFTDYTWPEIIDQLGISDRMLILKKPFDNCEVAQLAATLTKRTMLEAENKAYRKRLEDRVEEQSVSLTKTAGLLSQSKEFLQSTLDALTTQVAIIDSRGIILALNAAWESTAPGGSPLASGECVVGANYLTICKSVPEPFRQQVAPLVQHLEAIIANQKDSLFREYKDVTKPSGSHWYTVRAARFHDADETRIVVSHDNVTEYKQLQAQLAQAQKLESIGQIAAGIAHEINSPMQYIGDNIECLQEWAESYFQIRSGDTEPSRVESLQEKIRASLEDCKDGYQRVTGITQAMKQFSHPGKNQKESTDINELVRSAATITRNRWKYVADLTLDLGDRPLHLTCNIAGVNQVLLNLIVNASDAIAEKYGDNPEHKGTLQIRTIDHADVVEIQIADSGAGIPATWLGRVFDPFFTTKDVGKGTGQGLTICYDVVVNVHHGELSVESEPGQGTVFTVLLPKQPVEEPEIEFFQESTSQPFEEVEPAFAEACQWGDTEDLIG encoded by the coding sequence ATGGCTCAAGCTGATTCAACCAATCTAAACCGAATCTTGGTGATCGATGATAATCCAGCGATCCACGACGATTTTCGGAAGATCCTGCAAGGAGGGCGGGATGAATTCGCGCTTGAAGCGGCGGAGGCCGCGATTTTTGGTGAATCGGTCAGCTCGTTGGAAAAAAACGTCTATGAGGTCGATTCGGCCTACCAGGGGGAAGAAGGACTTAGAAAAGTCTTGTCCGCCATCGAAAGCGGCAGACCCTATGGATTGGCGTTTGTGGATATGCGAATGCCTCCGGGGTGGGATGGAATACAGACCATTCAAAAGATCTGGAGTGTCGCTCCCTCCTTGAATGTTGTCATCTGTACGGCTTTTACCGATTACACGTGGCCCGAAATTATCGATCAGCTAGGGATCAGCGATCGAATGTTGATCTTGAAAAAGCCGTTTGACAACTGCGAAGTCGCCCAGCTGGCCGCGACATTAACCAAACGAACCATGTTGGAAGCCGAGAACAAAGCCTATCGAAAACGTTTGGAAGATCGCGTTGAGGAACAGTCTGTTTCGCTTACCAAGACTGCTGGCCTGTTGTCACAGTCCAAAGAATTTTTGCAGTCGACATTGGATGCACTGACGACGCAGGTCGCAATTATCGACAGCCGCGGAATCATCCTGGCGTTAAACGCTGCCTGGGAATCGACGGCTCCGGGGGGATCGCCTTTGGCGTCCGGAGAGTGTGTGGTCGGGGCAAATTATTTAACAATTTGCAAGTCCGTTCCCGAACCGTTTCGTCAGCAGGTTGCCCCTTTGGTCCAACATTTGGAGGCAATCATTGCGAATCAGAAAGATTCATTGTTTCGTGAATATAAGGATGTAACCAAGCCATCGGGAAGCCATTGGTACACCGTCCGCGCCGCTCGCTTTCATGACGCCGACGAAACGCGAATTGTCGTCTCGCATGATAACGTCACGGAATACAAACAGCTTCAGGCTCAGCTCGCGCAGGCTCAGAAACTAGAATCGATCGGACAGATCGCGGCGGGAATTGCACACGAAATCAATTCTCCGATGCAGTACATCGGAGACAATATCGAATGTTTGCAGGAATGGGCGGAAAGCTATTTTCAGATTCGAAGCGGCGACACGGAACCATCGCGAGTTGAATCGCTACAGGAAAAGATCCGAGCTTCTTTGGAAGATTGCAAAGACGGCTATCAGCGTGTCACTGGAATTACCCAGGCGATGAAACAGTTCTCGCATCCCGGTAAAAACCAGAAAGAATCGACGGACATCAATGAATTGGTGCGCAGCGCCGCGACGATCACTCGCAATCGTTGGAAGTATGTCGCCGATTTGACGTTGGATTTAGGGGACCGTCCATTGCACCTGACCTGCAATATCGCAGGGGTTAATCAGGTGCTTCTAAATCTGATTGTGAATGCAAGTGATGCGATCGCCGAAAAGTATGGCGACAATCCAGAGCACAAAGGGACATTGCAAATCCGCACCATCGACCATGCAGATGTTGTCGAAATTCAGATCGCGGATTCGGGGGCTGGGATTCCTGCAACCTGGTTAGGACGTGTCTTTGATCCGTTTTTTACCACCAAAGATGTTGGTAAAGGGACCGGGCAAGGTTTGACAATTTGTTATGACGTGGTTGTCAATGTGCATCACGGCGAACTGAGTGTGGAAAGTGAGCCCGGGCAAGGAACCGTCTTTACGGTGCTGCTTCCCAAGCAACCCGTTGAAGAACCCGAGATAGAATTTTTTCAAGAATCGACAAGCCAGCCTTTCGAGGAGGTAGAGCCAGCGTTTGCTGAGGCCTGCCAATGGGGCGATACAGAGGATTTGATCGGATGA
- the sucC gene encoding ADP-forming succinate--CoA ligase subunit beta, protein MKIHEYQAKQLFRKAGVPVLEGIVARTPDEAKAAFEKLGGSLAVVKAQIHAGGRGKGNIIDNPEQKGVVLVRSAAEAEAAANGLLGKTLVTIQTGPEGQKVNQIFVEQGCDIARELYMGIVLDRSTATPVLMVSSEGGVEIEKVAEETPELILKEHFDPAVGIEAFQVRKICKKLGISGTAAKSAGKFIAALCKFYVATDCEMAEINPLVIDAEGGMVALDAKITFDDNAMFRHPDLKELRDLDEEDPAEVRAANSGLSYVTLDGNIGCLVNGAGLAMSTMDIIKYHGGEPSNFLDVGGGANTEQVTEAFRILLADPNCKAVLVNIFGGIARCTTIATAIIEASKQVGFNVPLVVRLEGTEVEEGRKMLADSDVDIISAVDLTDAAAKVVAASK, encoded by the coding sequence ATGAAAATCCACGAATATCAAGCAAAGCAGCTGTTTCGCAAAGCAGGCGTCCCGGTACTGGAAGGGATTGTCGCCCGCACGCCTGACGAAGCCAAAGCCGCATTTGAAAAACTAGGCGGATCTTTGGCGGTGGTAAAAGCCCAGATCCACGCCGGTGGTCGCGGTAAAGGGAACATCATTGACAATCCCGAGCAAAAAGGGGTTGTCCTCGTCCGCAGTGCGGCTGAAGCCGAAGCGGCCGCCAACGGACTGCTGGGCAAAACCCTGGTCACGATCCAAACCGGCCCTGAAGGCCAAAAAGTCAACCAAATTTTCGTCGAGCAGGGCTGCGACATCGCTCGTGAATTGTACATGGGCATCGTCCTTGACCGCTCCACTGCGACGCCGGTCCTGATGGTCAGCAGTGAAGGGGGCGTCGAAATTGAAAAGGTCGCCGAAGAAACCCCTGAACTAATCCTTAAAGAACATTTTGATCCCGCCGTTGGCATCGAAGCTTTTCAGGTCCGCAAGATCTGCAAAAAGCTAGGAATTTCGGGGACAGCCGCAAAAAGTGCGGGCAAATTCATTGCCGCCCTTTGCAAATTCTATGTCGCTACCGATTGCGAGATGGCCGAAATCAATCCGTTGGTGATCGACGCCGAAGGGGGCATGGTTGCTCTGGATGCCAAGATCACGTTTGACGACAACGCCATGTTCCGCCATCCCGACCTAAAAGAACTGCGGGACCTGGACGAAGAGGATCCCGCCGAGGTTCGAGCCGCCAATTCCGGGCTCAGCTACGTCACTCTGGACGGGAACATTGGCTGCCTGGTCAATGGTGCCGGTCTGGCGATGAGCACGATGGACATCATCAAATACCACGGCGGAGAGCCTTCGAACTTCTTGGACGTTGGTGGTGGTGCCAATACCGAGCAGGTCACCGAAGCCTTCCGCATCCTGCTGGCGGACCCGAACTGCAAAGCGGTTCTGGTTAACATTTTTGGCGGGATCGCTCGTTGCACCACGATTGCGACCGCAATCATCGAAGCCAGCAAACAGGTTGGGTTTAACGTTCCTTTGGTCGTCCGTCTGGAAGGGACCGAAGTCGAAGAGGGACGCAAGATGCTGGCCGACAGCGATGTCGACATCATTTCCGCCGTCGACCTAACCGATGCGGCGGCCAAAGTCGTCGCAGCGAGCAAGTAA
- a CDS encoding ATP-binding protein has translation MTRLFLRFYLGVIVILLISWLILGYIYRLRAEAENRKVIEQALSGGVRLAEQQWIAALAKGEDVRAEEFEAIQKAFEYPVYTDSFATLSVNDTRRQRLLAGEVVFGGDRMLTLLPDKETILGFGPLPRFVGPSQLEAFAGLGSIFAFSAVAIALLLRPVAVQLRAVERTATAIAEGDLTARIDQPTAHRRLPLAKAFNSMADRIETLLRNQRELLQAVSHELRTPLARIRFAAELISSSKTDEDRSKRLTSVDQATQELDDLVGELLTYVRMESAATNSHDEAFDIVENLCDLRDSLAPLYPEVQFFVADESETVFVAGNANSLTRVLRNLLCNAGRYAESKVEAKVHKTSSKIVITVEDDGLGIPAADREKVFDPFVRLDHSKGNGSGLGLALVQRIVLSHGGTVTALCSDLGGAKIAIELPQMPPADEV, from the coding sequence ATGACGCGACTGTTCCTACGGTTCTACTTAGGCGTCATCGTGATCCTGCTGATCTCGTGGCTGATCCTAGGATATATCTATCGCCTGCGGGCGGAGGCCGAAAACCGTAAGGTTATCGAACAGGCTTTGTCGGGGGGGGTCCGGTTGGCGGAACAACAATGGATCGCGGCTCTCGCCAAAGGGGAGGACGTCCGTGCGGAGGAATTCGAAGCGATTCAAAAAGCGTTTGAATACCCGGTCTACACCGACTCCTTTGCAACGCTTTCGGTCAATGACACCCGACGACAGCGATTGCTGGCTGGCGAAGTCGTCTTCGGCGGCGACCGCATGCTCACCTTGTTGCCGGATAAAGAAACCATTTTGGGGTTTGGCCCCCTGCCACGATTCGTCGGCCCTTCACAACTGGAAGCCTTTGCCGGCCTGGGATCGATTTTTGCATTCTCTGCCGTCGCGATCGCCCTCCTTCTGCGCCCCGTCGCTGTCCAGCTCCGAGCCGTTGAAAGGACGGCGACCGCCATCGCCGAAGGAGACCTGACAGCTCGTATCGACCAACCGACTGCCCATCGCAGGCTCCCTCTAGCCAAGGCGTTCAATTCGATGGCGGATCGGATCGAAACGTTACTCCGTAACCAACGCGAACTTCTACAAGCCGTTTCCCATGAACTTCGCACCCCACTGGCCCGAATTCGCTTTGCCGCAGAATTGATTTCCTCTTCCAAGACCGACGAGGACCGCAGCAAACGCCTGACATCAGTCGACCAAGCGACCCAGGAACTGGATGACCTTGTCGGCGAACTGCTGACGTACGTTCGCATGGAATCGGCTGCAACCAATTCGCATGACGAAGCATTTGACATCGTCGAAAACCTTTGCGACCTGCGCGATTCCCTTGCGCCGCTCTACCCAGAAGTCCAGTTCTTCGTCGCGGACGAATCCGAAACAGTCTTTGTTGCCGGAAACGCAAACAGCCTCACTCGCGTCCTCCGCAATTTGCTTTGCAACGCCGGCAGATACGCCGAAAGCAAGGTCGAAGCCAAGGTTCACAAAACGTCCAGCAAGATTGTTATCACCGTCGAAGACGACGGCCTAGGAATCCCTGCAGCCGATCGAGAAAAAGTATTCGATCCCTTCGTCCGACTAGACCATTCAAAAGGGAATGGGTCGGGACTGGGGTTAGCTCTTGTCCAGCGGATTGTCCTCAGCCATGGCGGAACGGTTACCGCCCTCTGCAGTGACCTTGGCGGAGCTAAAATTGCAATTGAATTACCTCAAATGCCCCCGGCTGATGAAGTTTAA
- a CDS encoding response regulator: MSLVNRKVLFVDDDQKLLQGIERRFGDRFDLQVADSAKHALTLFDRKSPFAVVVSDMRMPVMDGLEFIERARQSTKHTVYMMLTGNQDLTTASEAVNRGQVFRFLTKPCPSRLLGEAIEAGIQQYSLLQVEQDLLQNTFCGSVVVLTEVLELAHPKLFRRSHAVSAVLAQIMKHLGIEECWEYRLAAQLANVGCVVSLSDESAAADGIGSATIGVQQAQAGKRLIRNIPRLEAVAEMVGNHPTAIGKFTLKPSSTQERIESGATLVRAAMEAEAFERSGLPSAAIAQAVTARMPEIPSLVVDAFPTACGSRDAGGATRIVIEVTARQLREGMVLAEHVESQADGSRLMSKGTRLSQSYIERLQHIVRRELLKPIFVFKPATSGSPLSGDAKTGSST, encoded by the coding sequence ATGAGTTTAGTCAATCGAAAAGTCCTTTTCGTGGATGACGATCAGAAATTGTTACAGGGAATTGAGCGTCGTTTTGGCGATCGATTTGATTTGCAAGTGGCCGATTCGGCGAAACATGCTTTGACACTATTTGATCGCAAGTCACCGTTCGCGGTGGTGGTTAGTGATATGCGAATGCCAGTCATGGATGGTCTGGAATTCATCGAAAGAGCAAGGCAGTCGACGAAACATACGGTCTACATGATGCTGACCGGCAATCAGGATTTAACGACGGCCTCCGAGGCGGTCAATCGTGGTCAGGTCTTTCGGTTCTTGACGAAGCCTTGCCCAAGTCGATTGTTGGGGGAAGCGATTGAAGCGGGGATCCAGCAGTACAGTTTGTTGCAAGTTGAGCAGGACTTGCTGCAGAATACTTTCTGCGGATCGGTTGTCGTGTTAACCGAGGTCCTTGAACTAGCCCATCCAAAACTGTTTCGGCGATCTCATGCGGTCAGTGCGGTCCTGGCACAAATCATGAAACATTTAGGGATCGAGGAGTGCTGGGAATATAGGTTGGCGGCTCAGTTGGCAAACGTTGGGTGTGTTGTTTCCTTGTCGGATGAGTCGGCTGCGGCTGACGGGATCGGGTCGGCGACCATCGGCGTCCAGCAAGCTCAGGCGGGTAAACGCCTGATTCGCAACATTCCACGATTGGAAGCGGTCGCGGAGATGGTCGGGAACCATCCGACGGCAATCGGTAAATTCACGCTGAAACCTTCTAGCACTCAGGAGCGAATCGAATCGGGAGCAACGTTGGTGCGGGCGGCGATGGAAGCCGAAGCGTTTGAGCGGAGTGGCCTTCCCTCCGCAGCGATCGCTCAAGCGGTCACCGCGCGAATGCCCGAAATTCCCAGCTTGGTCGTCGATGCGTTCCCGACTGCGTGCGGGAGTCGGGATGCCGGAGGAGCGACAAGGATTGTGATCGAAGTCACGGCACGGCAACTGCGTGAAGGGATGGTGCTTGCCGAGCATGTGGAATCCCAGGCCGATGGGTCTCGTCTGATGTCAAAGGGGACGCGGCTGAGCCAATCCTACATCGAACGCTTGCAGCACATTGTGAGAAGAGAGTTGTTGAAGCCGATCTTCGTTTTCAAACCAGCCACCTCGGGGTCTCCTCTAAGCGGCGACGCGAAAACAGGTTCCAGCACTTAG